The nucleotide sequence TTCGTCCAGTATGGTCATCGAATTCGGAATGTCCACTACCTTGTCGTACCGAGTTATCTTCGTGATGAAGTTCCGTGGGTTTGATAAATCAGAGGAGATAGGCATCCTAACTCGCAAGGTACATACATTATCATAGTTTCTCAGCAGATCTTCTACCTGCAACATACAAGGTGAAACAGGGTAAATAAGTATACTAGCCTAAACCAATGTTTCATAATAGAAATGTTGTGGCTGTCAAATTAGCATTATCCAAAGTTATATAGGCAATTGCTTTTTCCATTTACACTTTTTGCCCttctttcttgtgttttcttgcAAACTGAGCTACATCTATGAATAAAACATTGGTTAAGTGGTAATTTGACAACcataacattttctttttcttgggcAATTGTGCAAATACACCTACTTAGTGTGACTGTTAGATTTAGACACTGTTGGATTGAAGTTtgaaacacaacacaacaaacaCCACTTTGTTCCGAAAGACCGAAACACTAGCCAAGTAGCTATTACTGCGGAGGGTCCACATATACATACATAACAAGAAGATAAAACAAACATAACATGTGTGACATTGCTCGAAAGAGTAACTAAAACATGTGACTGTACAAGTGATTCTCAACTTAAATTTCTAATCAAGTGTCAAAACGACCCCACTCATGCAACATGAATACATGACCAACAAAATATATCATTTTTTACTAACACTTTAAATTAAATCTTTAagtactaaattttaaattttaaactctaatcctaataatataaaaataaggtGTTGTTTGGCTAGTATCAATAAAAGGTATTGGCACCCTAACATTTCTCAATTACAAAAGCTAAGATGACATTAGAACTTACCAAGTTATGAACAGATCTCTTCTATGAAAAAAATTGGCAGAAGTTAAGAGAGAAAAGATAGGTATATATACCATGGCCTTGGTCTTGGAGTAGAAGGATCCAATGAAATTAGGAGTATCCTCTTCCTTGAATCCAATACCAGATCCAAGAGGATGATCCTTATCATATTCAAAGATGCATCCCGTGGCAAAATTAACCAACAACAAACCATTCTCGCGGCACACGTCAGCAAGCGTCAGGGTTCCGACCACGTTGGCCCGTATAGTCTCCACCTTGTGTGATTCACACCAGTCCACGTTGGGCCGGCCCGTCACACCCGCCGCGTTCAACACGTGTGTGGGCTTCGCCGCCGCTATGTCCGCCTCAAGGGAAGCCCTGTTTTCCAGTCGTCCCGACCCGTAGGAGAATTCTATCCCTTGGGCCCGGCAGAGGTCCCCCAGCAGGCCCCCTATCCAGCCCGTTTTACCGTACAGGAGGAACTTGAAGGGCTTGTTAGCTCCGGCGCCGTTGGTTGGAAATCCCATGTATGAAGCTGAAACGCTACTTGTGATGAATCTCTGGGTTTTTCTGTTGGTTTTGACTTCTGAGTTTGTTGTGTATTTCTGCTTTTGAGATTTTTCTGTTGTGAAACTTAGAAGAATGGGATTTTCGGGTGCTAGGTTTCGAGGATACATATATAGCGGATATGAATGTGTGTATTGAATAGGGACACACATTATTTGCATCTTTTTTCCCGACAGTGACTCCTATGAACACGGTTAATCGGCTATTAGTTATTACAAGATTCTATTGTTATTTTGTTGTGCTAAATTCACGAATGGTCAATTTTGCTACTCAATATTTCAATTACCATTATTTTAGGAGTGTAATCCCTATTCCCTGGGATGTGATTCAGCTCAAAAGCGAAAATTCAATTTGAACGACAAAATTAATACTCAAATTGTTCACTCAAATTATATTTGTATtttaaattagtctctaaaaattcaatttatttaatttagtttctaaaGGTTATATTTGTGACTCATGTtagtttttcaattatttttcataaatacgtACTAATATGAGATGCTGATCTAGACTGTCAGTGTCACATATCAGAATTTCAACTAAGTATAATAGGATGCTGATGTAGTTGTTAGTGACACGTAATATTGACATAAACGGTGGTATTACGTGACAGAAAATAATTTATCTTTATGTCCCAACATGATTTTTCTACCTGTTATTAACATATCTTCATTGCAAATGATTCAATTTAGTCATTAAATTTTGTTAAGTGACTTAATTTAGTCTCTAAATTTTGCTAAACAACTTAGTTTAGTTCATATCATTAAAAGTCATAAATAAAAGTGGTTCgtagactaatttttttttaacttactaatttttcatatatttttcatACGCAACTTAAATAACATTTTaccatataataattttttttcgaaaaacttATGATACaacaatttattttataaaaaactgTTAAGTTTGCAAAGGAGTTGATGAATATGGTATAAGAAAAATATGATTGCAAGAAAAGAATGAATCAAATCTAGATATTTGAGAGAGAAATGAATATAATCTTGTATTGAATACTTGGAATGGGTGAATTACACTTGATCTGAATTGGGATATAAGGATTTTATATATAGCAACGTTGCATAATAGAATAACTACCTAGAGATGAACTAAGAATTCAATCACTCATATAGCAATTGTAACAGAATTTTGAACTTGCTATTCTTGTTTTTTAATGTTCAAGTTATCACTATCCTTCACACTCCCATCAAACTGAGAGAGCGTCTTGGAACCACTCTAGATTTGCTACAAAATTCTTAGAACAAACTGATAGATAAAGTTTTGGTAAAGATATTTGCTACCTGGTCTTGTACTGGAATGTTGGTGACAAATAACTTTTGAGTAGTGACTTGGCCCCTTACAAAATGAAAGTCTAGTTCTAAGTTTTTTGACTTACTATGCAGGATGGGATTGGTTGCAAGTAATCAAGCACTTTGGGATACAAGAAATTTGCCTAGGTAGCTGCTAGAGCTCGAAACTCAGCTTTCATACTTGACCTGCTTATAGCATGTTGTTGATTGCTGTTCCATGGTATCAAATTAGTTCCTAAGTAGACACATATTCGGTTACAGATTTTCTATCATCACAATCACAATCTGCTCCTTAATCTACATTGTAATAACCtacatttttaaaaatttaaatatgaataagttatcatttattttatgaattggagttccttatttttagaaattattttattataaaatattttacataattaaaactataattttaataatttataaataataaaaattatatatattttttactttaaataattgatatttttaaattatacgtATATTTTATAGGTAATTTATATTTTACTAAGTCAGGCAAATAGAACAGGTAGTGGTTGTTGTCCGCGTATAAAACAGAATAATAAAGAAAGTAATACCGAACTAGTGTAGAAACAATGATGGAAAATCAGTTAAGACTTtggagatgcttgttcttccgGATAAAAACTTCTTattgactactttaacaatgagtgattcattcaatggcaaggttGTAAGCGATTAAAGCCGGGcctagtggtcattaatctcctctgatccacaTCAAACGCCGGTGCTAATGGTCATTCAAtatgaatgagggtgaagctcacgcaattcaatctctggtgatcttactcaaaacgccacagacaatgtCAGATCTTTCGGATTGGAGAATGATGCTCATTATTCTAGCTTTAACGCCACAGAGACCTTaattacccatgactaacgagatttcatgtcacgtatcccaattagcccagataacttgttggaacctGTGATATATTCTTAagttgtagctcaatactatccggctAAGGCTTCGTaagagctcatgtagaataagaggtcatactctcgttccaccacAAATCcataaagatgaagaacgaaaatacatcatagaatggaatcaaacatatattagagtaaaaaagtaataatattaatccatgggaatgagcagagctcctatccttaacttaggaggtttagttgctcatgctttATAAAGAAAACAGATAAGAAGGTGTAATGTAATGTGTctgtgcttctcccctcctgggaGGCATGATCCTCAAGAGGAAGGAAGTCCTTTATTTATAGTAAAAActctaagactaaacctaaaagatattgttcttaattaaaaattacaaaaagaaaataaaataagttaagaagtgctaaaatccactttgggcctACTTTGGTCATGTGCTTCGTatgcctggcgttcaacttgggcttttgggcattgaacgcccattagggggGTGAGCGTGCTGTTTCCTTGCTCCCTGGGTGGCGTTGAACTCtagtcttgggcgttcaacgttgGGCTtgctcctctttgggcgttgaactccagtcttGGGAGTAAGTtgcgcgttcaacgcccattttggaCAAACATTTCCAATGaaaagtatatactattatatatttctgaaaagttctggaagttagcttttcaacgccgttgagagcgtgtcaattggacctttgtaactCAGGATATGCTCGTtagaatgcatggaggtcaggatttgacagcatctactatcctttctttgccgctgaatcagactttgctaaAACTTAccaatttcacccaaaaattacctgaaatcataagaaaaatacaaaaactcaaagtagcatccaaaaggtgaattttgcacaaaaatatactaaaaattaataaaacttaataaaatataaccGCTATAGTAATGGTGTATAAGAGTTTCGAAGTAAGACAACCTACTGTTAGAGAAGAACCCAAAGAACAGAGCAGCTGCAGCTCCGATGATGACATTCCGTGGGTAGAATGGTGGCAGGAAGCTCCGATGGTGATGCAGCGGCTTTGAGATAGCATACTGGCCCTTCCTTCTCACATGCAACAGCACCAACATCAACCACCGCACCTCCCTCTCTCCACTGTTGCGTTCTCTCTTTGCGGGTTTCTCCTCCAGCAGCGGCAACGGTGGCTGGATAGTGATGAACGGTGATGGCTCTCCATAGACGGCGGCAATGAGAACCCAGTAGCAACGGTGACAGATCGGCAGCGTAACATGGAGGCCCATGCTTCGCGTTCCTCTCTGTGAGACACTGACTCCATGCCTCCCTCTCTCTTCAACTCGGGCTTNNNNNNNNNNNNNNNNNNNNNNNNNNNNNNNNNNGACGGTGCAAAACGCGACTCTTCCCTCTCTCTCCTCTGCTCTCCATGCTCTCTCTCCTCTACTCTTCG is from Arachis ipaensis cultivar K30076 chromosome B01, Araip1.1, whole genome shotgun sequence and encodes:
- the LOC107630850 gene encoding bifunctional dTDP-4-dehydrorhamnose 3,5-epimerase/dTDP-4-dehydrorhamnose reductase → MQIMCVPIQYTHSYPLYMYPRNLAPENPILLSFTTEKSQKQKYTTNSEVKTNRKTQRFITSSVSASYMGFPTNGAGANKPFKFLLYGKTGWIGGLLGDLCRAQGIEFSYGSGRLENRASLEADIAAAKPTHVLNAAGVTGRPNVDWCESHKVETIRANVVGTLTLADVCRENGLLLVNFATGCIFEYDKDHPLGSGIGFKEEDTPNFIGSFYSKTKAMVEDLLRNYDNVCTLRVRMPISSDLSNPRNFITKITRYDKVVDIPNSMTILDELLPISIEMAKRNLTGIWNFTNPGVVSHNEVLQMYKDYIDPNFSWKNFDLEEQAKVIVAPRSNNELDTTKLKNVFPELLSIKESLVKYVFQPNRKVNA